In Panacibacter ginsenosidivorans, the following proteins share a genomic window:
- a CDS encoding NAD(P)H-dependent flavin oxidoreductase, with protein sequence MPFTNRITKLFEIDYPIIQAGMIWASGWRLASAVSNAGGLGLIGSGSMYPEVLREHIQKCKVATNKAFGVNVPLLYPDINKHMQIIIDEAVKIVFTSAGNPKAWTTILKDKGIKVVHVVSSSTFAKKAEDAGCDAVVAEGFEAGGHNGREETTTFVLVPAVKATVQIPVIAAGGIATGKQMLAAMILGAEAAQIGTRFVCSNEASSHSNFKKAVLESKEGDTMLSLKKVVPVRLLKNHFFQIINEAEKLGASEEEMKQLLGRGRAKRGMFEGDMDEGELEIGQVSALVKNILPASEIMKQLWQEFTQALSNPLG encoded by the coding sequence ATGCCATTTACAAACCGCATCACAAAACTATTCGAAATAGATTATCCAATAATACAGGCCGGCATGATATGGGCCAGCGGTTGGCGTTTGGCAAGTGCGGTAAGTAATGCAGGAGGGCTTGGACTGATAGGAAGTGGAAGTATGTACCCGGAGGTATTAAGAGAACACATTCAAAAATGTAAGGTCGCAACCAACAAAGCATTTGGTGTAAATGTGCCGCTACTATATCCTGATATTAATAAACATATGCAGATCATTATTGATGAAGCTGTGAAAATTGTTTTTACTTCCGCCGGTAATCCTAAAGCATGGACCACGATACTGAAAGATAAAGGCATAAAAGTGGTGCATGTAGTAAGCAGCAGCACATTCGCAAAAAAAGCCGAAGATGCAGGTTGTGATGCTGTGGTAGCTGAAGGATTTGAGGCAGGTGGCCACAATGGAAGAGAAGAAACCACCACATTTGTATTAGTACCTGCAGTAAAAGCAACGGTTCAAATACCGGTTATTGCTGCAGGCGGTATAGCAACAGGCAAACAAATGCTTGCTGCAATGATACTTGGTGCAGAGGCTGCGCAAATAGGTACTCGTTTCGTATGCAGCAATGAGGCATCTTCTCATAGTAATTTTAAAAAAGCTGTGCTCGAATCAAAAGAAGGTGATACAATGCTAAGCTTGAAAAAAGTGGTGCCTGTAAGGTTACTTAAAAACCATTTTTTTCAAATAATAAATGAAGCAGAAAAACTTGGCGCTTCAGAAGAAGAAATGAAGCAATTGCTGGGTAGGGGCAGGGCAAAAAGAGGAATGTTCGAGGGTGATATGGATGAAGGCGAACTTGAAATAGGGCAGGTGAGTGCACTGGTAAAAAACATATTGCCAGCCTCTGAAATAATGAAACAATTATGGCAGGAATTTACCCAAGCTTTATCGAATCCATTAGGGTAA
- a CDS encoding NUDIX hydrolase: MNFIWKFQNTFYLVEQIAYMVEFKSANDFRLRGGKYFMPCISIDCVIFGFHDSQLKVLLLTIANFGGYGLPAGFIYKEEHIDTSAKRILCERTGLQDIFLQQFYIFGDPHRCDENITKTVFEKEQIKAPQNNWLLQRFLTIGYYALVDFEKVNATPDYFSESCEWHDINHLPPLAMDHNEIIQKALFTLRTHLRYEPVGYNLLPPKFTMPELQSLYETILDQKLDRRNFQRKMLSYGILKRLKEQRKGVAHKAPYLYSFDLRKYHKALDEGFQSAW, encoded by the coding sequence ATGAATTTTATATGGAAATTCCAAAATACATTTTATCTTGTAGAACAAATTGCTTATATGGTTGAGTTTAAGTCGGCCAACGATTTCAGGCTTAGGGGTGGGAAATATTTTATGCCATGTATATCTATCGACTGTGTAATTTTTGGTTTCCACGACAGCCAGTTAAAAGTGCTTTTACTAACAATCGCCAATTTTGGTGGTTATGGTTTACCCGCCGGTTTCATTTATAAAGAAGAACACATAGATACATCTGCCAAACGAATACTTTGTGAGCGAACAGGTCTCCAGGACATTTTTCTGCAACAATTTTACATTTTTGGTGACCCTCATCGGTGTGATGAAAACATAACAAAAACGGTTTTCGAAAAGGAACAGATCAAGGCTCCGCAGAATAATTGGTTATTACAAAGATTTCTTACCATTGGCTATTATGCATTGGTCGATTTTGAAAAAGTAAATGCAACACCTGATTATTTTTCTGAATCCTGCGAATGGCATGATATAAATCATCTTCCGCCATTGGCAATGGATCATAACGAGATTATACAAAAGGCTTTGTTTACATTGAGAACGCATCTGCGTTACGAGCCAGTTGGTTATAACCTTCTTCCTCCCAAATTTACTATGCCTGAATTGCAGAGCCTTTATGAAACTATACTCGATCAAAAACTTGATAGGCGAAACTTTCAGCGTAAAATGCTTTCTTACGGCATTTTGAAAAGGCTAAAGGAGCAAAGGAAAGGTGTGGCTCACAAAGCACCTTATTTATATTCATTCGACCTACGCAAATATCACAAGGCATTGGATGAAGGCTTTCAGAGTGCCTGGTAA
- a CDS encoding carboxypeptidase-like regulatory domain-containing protein, with protein MKNILICFLLLGFSQFSFATGTKECTNCIFAGTVVDAATKRPVSDVMVIAHGQETGDEQKFTTDQHGQYKIASLPSGTYTIRFEKNNYRPVEKRNLAVKKASSGTKLNIEMVLSDEEEGEEDHHDWLPKYDII; from the coding sequence ATGAAAAACATACTTATTTGTTTTCTTTTGCTTGGCTTCAGTCAATTCTCTTTTGCAACGGGAACAAAAGAATGTACTAATTGTATATTTGCAGGTACTGTTGTTGACGCAGCGACTAAAAGACCTGTTTCTGATGTAATGGTAATTGCACATGGACAAGAAACCGGTGATGAGCAAAAATTTACTACTGACCAACACGGACAATATAAGATTGCCAGCTTACCTTCTGGTACTTATACCATTCGTTTTGAGAAAAATAATTACAGACCCGTCGAAAAAAGAAATCTTGCTGTAAAAAAGGCATCTTCCGGAACAAAGCTTAATATTGAAATGGTGTTAAGCGATGAAGAAGAAGGCGAGGAAGATCATCATGACTGGCTACCTAAATATGATATAATTTAA
- a CDS encoding polysaccharide biosynthesis/export family protein: MKKLKLYTNSLLFSGLVVFLSSLLITSCKTERIAILKDIPDTTSVRYLPLASYSSPIVRVDDILNIVIQTLDPQANTILNQGNLPATSGAVSGNNSSSQAVVSGYLVSKDGTIHMPYIGAVLVKGLTTEQIRDTIAEKVAFYFKDPVVNVRFANFKVSVLGEVKNPSTFLIPNEKPTVIDALGLAGDITIYGRRDNVMLIRDNEGQKEITRLNLDSSRSISSHYFYLRPNDVLYIEASASKVQSTDAYRNRNYAIIAAALGFLTVLSARLLFK, translated from the coding sequence ATGAAAAAATTGAAATTGTACACCAACTCTCTGCTTTTTTCGGGTTTAGTTGTTTTTCTCTCTTCACTCTTAATAACATCCTGCAAAACTGAAAGAATTGCGATTCTTAAAGATATACCCGATACGACATCTGTAAGATATCTTCCATTGGCTAGCTACTCTTCCCCTATTGTACGTGTAGATGATATACTTAATATAGTAATACAGACGCTTGACCCACAGGCAAATACCATTTTGAATCAAGGTAATTTACCAGCAACTTCAGGCGCAGTTTCGGGTAATAATTCATCTTCTCAAGCTGTTGTTTCAGGCTATTTGGTAAGTAAAGACGGAACTATACATATGCCTTATATTGGTGCTGTTTTAGTAAAAGGATTAACAACAGAGCAAATAAGAGATACTATTGCTGAGAAGGTTGCTTTTTATTTTAAAGATCCGGTGGTAAATGTACGTTTCGCCAATTTTAAAGTTTCAGTATTAGGTGAAGTGAAGAATCCTTCTACTTTCCTGATCCCGAATGAAAAACCTACTGTAATAGATGCATTGGGCTTGGCGGGAGACATAACAATTTATGGGCGCAGGGATAATGTAATGCTTATAAGAGATAACGAGGGGCAGAAAGAAATTACCAGATTAAATCTTGATAGCTCCAGGAGTATAAGTTCTCATTATTTCTACCTTAGACCAAATGACGTACTATATATAGAAGCGTCTGCTTCAAAAGTGCAAAGTACTGATGCATACAGGAACAGGAACTATGCGATCATTGCTGCAGCTTTAGGTTTCTTAACCGTATTATCTGCTAGGTTATTATTCAAATAA
- a CDS encoding GumC family protein, whose protein sequence is MQSNNKPNDNTNAGIVGFNNGEEGFDFKYLVAKVAGNWKWFVLSLVLCVGLGVLYILYGIPTFTISARVLVNGANSSKINSGVTETNMLSDLALFSQQNDVNNEIQELYSRTLVEKAIRDLQLNVSYWALAGVRFAEVYKKSPFFIDLIELKGGLEDPLGWDVRIAGDRVKFMDDYTPDNFEAKWGDTIRKKYCTFVIKKNPESPEVKDSTFPLGLKINTYPATNYTYMENLLVFMTAANTTLMDVTFDVSVPQKGEDFVNYLIKLYVDTKVKANNSIADSTIRFIDDRITGVAKELSNVESQATSILTSGGITDINESNKQLTGEKSEASTALENYKAKTDAVDLIEKYLNDPARINSPLPTASNIDDPTYITQVQKYNTLQQQRETQLQFNTEKNPAIINIDNQIAITRGILKNVLATYRESLSFTAASLEKRNVDVIGRVSKAPVQQRQYLEASRRQDVLQQLYVYLLTVREQTAVTKSNNIAPVRVIDEAKAAVYPWWPNKIIVIIAAIFLGIVIPSCAILINELNSNKVITPADISASTTVPIIAEISASKSGKAIIVSKESRTAVAEQFRTLRTSLLSKLSYSSNGSSNLGKVIMLTSTVSGEGKSFVTLNLATALSLAGKKVLVVDLELRKSQLSRDLGIDDKEGGIADYLEKKASLHDVIVPSGVNENLWALLSGTLEANPSEALLNERMKTMFEDMRSKFDYIVVDTPPAAIVTDAQVIGVYADITLYVVRQKYTFKKHIDVIEDLKANNKLKNMYVILNDVKPVPGYNQGYGLGYRFDEDHGYYTEEEKTEKKSILQKIFPDADA, encoded by the coding sequence ATGCAAAGCAACAATAAACCTAATGATAATACCAACGCAGGTATTGTGGGCTTTAATAATGGTGAAGAAGGTTTTGATTTCAAATATCTAGTGGCTAAAGTAGCCGGTAACTGGAAATGGTTTGTGTTATCGCTGGTACTTTGTGTTGGATTAGGTGTGCTCTATATTTTATATGGCATTCCCACTTTTACCATTAGTGCAAGAGTATTGGTTAATGGTGCCAACTCCAGCAAGATAAACAGTGGTGTTACAGAAACCAATATGTTGAGTGATCTTGCTTTGTTTTCACAACAAAATGATGTAAACAACGAGATACAGGAACTGTATTCAAGAACACTGGTTGAGAAAGCAATAAGAGACCTTCAGTTAAACGTTTCTTATTGGGCATTGGCTGGCGTTCGTTTTGCAGAAGTATACAAGAAATCACCTTTTTTTATTGATCTTATTGAATTGAAAGGGGGACTTGAAGACCCGCTTGGATGGGATGTTCGTATAGCAGGAGACAGAGTTAAATTTATGGATGATTATACTCCCGATAATTTTGAGGCGAAATGGGGGGATACAATCAGAAAAAAATATTGCACATTTGTTATTAAGAAAAACCCCGAATCTCCTGAAGTAAAAGATTCTACTTTTCCATTAGGTCTCAAGATCAACACCTATCCAGCCACTAATTATACATACATGGAAAATCTCCTTGTATTTATGACGGCAGCTAATACAACATTGATGGACGTGACATTTGACGTATCGGTACCTCAGAAAGGAGAAGATTTTGTAAACTACCTAATCAAACTGTATGTTGATACAAAAGTAAAAGCTAATAACTCTATTGCGGATAGTACCATTCGCTTTATCGATGACAGGATAACTGGTGTTGCAAAAGAATTGAGTAATGTAGAAAGTCAAGCTACAAGCATATTGACATCTGGGGGGATTACCGATATCAATGAATCTAATAAACAACTTACCGGGGAAAAAAGTGAGGCAAGCACCGCACTGGAAAATTATAAAGCTAAAACGGATGCCGTAGACCTGATTGAAAAATACCTGAATGATCCGGCGAGGATAAATTCACCTTTACCAACTGCAAGCAATATTGATGATCCTACTTATATTACGCAGGTGCAAAAGTATAATACTTTGCAACAGCAAAGAGAGACCCAGTTGCAATTCAACACCGAAAAAAACCCTGCTATTATAAACATCGATAATCAAATTGCAATTACACGCGGTATTCTAAAAAATGTGCTGGCCACTTACAGGGAATCTCTATCTTTTACAGCTGCAAGTTTGGAAAAAAGAAATGTTGATGTAATCGGCCGTGTATCTAAAGCACCTGTACAACAAAGGCAATATCTGGAGGCTTCACGCAGGCAGGATGTATTGCAGCAACTCTATGTTTACTTGCTTACTGTAAGGGAGCAGACTGCCGTTACCAAATCAAATAACATTGCCCCTGTGCGTGTAATTGATGAAGCAAAAGCAGCTGTTTACCCATGGTGGCCAAATAAAATAATCGTTATTATAGCAGCTATATTTCTTGGTATTGTAATTCCTTCCTGTGCCATACTTATAAATGAGCTTAACAGTAACAAGGTTATTACACCAGCAGATATATCAGCTTCCACAACCGTTCCTATTATTGCAGAAATAAGTGCAAGCAAATCTGGCAAAGCAATTATTGTATCAAAGGAATCTCGTACTGCAGTTGCTGAACAATTCCGAACGCTGCGCACAAGCTTGCTGTCTAAACTATCTTATTCATCAAATGGCAGTAGTAATCTCGGAAAGGTAATTATGCTTACCTCAACTGTTAGTGGTGAGGGCAAATCTTTTGTTACACTTAACCTGGCAACAGCACTTTCTCTTGCTGGTAAGAAAGTATTGGTTGTAGACCTTGAGCTACGCAAATCTCAGCTCAGCCGCGATCTTGGCATTGACGACAAAGAAGGTGGTATTGCAGATTATCTTGAAAAGAAAGCTTCATTACATGATGTGATTGTCCCGTCAGGAGTTAATGAAAATCTTTGGGCTTTGTTATCAGGTACATTAGAAGCAAATCCTTCAGAAGCATTGCTGAATGAAAGAATGAAAACAATGTTCGAAGATATGCGCAGTAAATTCGATTATATAGTGGTAGATACACCACCAGCTGCAATAGTTACTGATGCACAGGTTATTGGTGTATACGCAGATATTACCCTGTATGTAGTAAGACAAAAATATACTTTCAAAAAGCATATAGATGTAATTGAAGATCTTAAGGCAAATAATAAGCTTAAAAACATGTATGTAATACTGAATGATGTTAAACCGGTACCGGGCTACAACCAGGGTTATGGTCTTGGTTACAGGTTTGATGAAGATCACGGTTATTATACTGAAGAAGAAAAAACGGAAAAGAAATCCATTTTGCAAAAGATTTTCCCTGATGCAGATGCGTGA
- a CDS encoding sulfotransferase family protein, translating into MKNISRPVIIIGSGRSGTTIISEILFRHEDLAWPSNYQEKFPSRPGVNLLRNLFDNKLWRLQGQKPQLNKVSKFNKVLFKPAEAYKFWEYLTGPAIDFSRGFLINERPTEKDVKRIHKAFGRMLHYQFKKRLAFKITGPARIGYLKAVFPDAIFINIVREPMATINSWLNVDFWQDKGKHQLWWTGAYTPQEMEWAEKNTDKPELLAAMQYRKLMEITEKEIAMNKANCLTIHYEDFVADPSAVINNILAFAELDKSTLVDTYLQGIKIYNQNKNEAPGKQVPYASEMQRILQGRYAF; encoded by the coding sequence ATGAAAAACATATCCAGGCCTGTAATTATTATTGGGTCCGGCAGATCGGGTACAACTATTATTTCTGAAATTCTCTTCAGGCATGAGGATCTTGCATGGCCTTCTAATTACCAGGAAAAGTTTCCTTCCCGGCCTGGAGTGAATTTACTGCGTAATTTATTTGATAATAAACTATGGCGTTTACAAGGTCAAAAACCACAGTTAAATAAAGTATCAAAATTTAATAAAGTTCTTTTCAAACCTGCAGAAGCTTATAAGTTTTGGGAATACCTTACTGGTCCGGCAATTGATTTTTCGCGTGGCTTTTTAATAAATGAAAGGCCAACTGAAAAAGATGTAAAGCGCATACATAAAGCTTTTGGTAGAATGTTGCATTACCAGTTTAAGAAAAGACTGGCTTTTAAGATTACAGGACCTGCAAGGATCGGTTATTTGAAAGCTGTTTTTCCGGATGCTATTTTCATCAACATTGTAAGAGAACCTATGGCTACCATTAATTCATGGCTTAATGTTGATTTCTGGCAGGATAAAGGCAAACATCAATTATGGTGGACAGGCGCTTACACGCCACAGGAAATGGAGTGGGCAGAAAAGAATACAGACAAACCGGAATTACTTGCAGCCATGCAATACCGTAAACTGATGGAAATTACAGAAAAGGAAATAGCAATGAATAAAGCCAATTGCCTCACTATTCATTATGAAGATTTCGTTGCTGATCCTTCGGCCGTTATCAATAATATTCTTGCATTTGCAGAACTGGATAAATCAACACTTGTAGATACTTACCTGCAGGGTATAAAGATATATAACCAAAACAAGAACGAAGCACCAGGAAAGCAGGTTCCGTATGCTTCCGAAATGCAACGCATATTACAGGGCCGTTATGCGTTTTAG
- a CDS encoding lipopolysaccharide biosynthesis protein: MALSKQKLVKTGIWQVLNTVVVLVSQIGANAIMARYVTDVEFGLMAITNAFVNFACFFSEAGMGDALLQRKVVEPQHKNAALYFSVLVSVVLYVIFYFCAPLIADFYGKPELINILRVLGFSFILLSIGSSSLNLMQKNFNFKQVFFSDSLSLFASNILGVVLAMKGYGAWSVVWSILFYNAARMVMVWIIEPIPLKLGATLKHWKDLAGYGAGLTLIRINNYVSGFGIMLEIGKLVSIALLGAFERSYRYTNLPVRYIGDMLQKIMMPFMSKMQDEDEKLYVFFYRAQSFSNSLLVPISLFGLVFCKPIVFILLGHKWENAIIPMQILFLSLPFRITTKVADALMRSKQLVYRNAGRKFQYVVILCVGIYVGWLFDKNSLVGISTAVTLASVFNYVAMLLTIRRRVFTQGWQKLIISPFKNGLLLSVCIIAPAYGLYFLLNMFVQEQVVSFIIVTSIVGVILLFLFLKRPKWLGEDFADMQKEILKMTKGKGGGKKRKMMEEELKMQHDNDIPTVTEPINE, encoded by the coding sequence ATGGCTTTAAGCAAACAAAAGCTGGTAAAAACCGGAATATGGCAGGTGCTAAACACTGTTGTTGTTTTGGTGTCTCAGATAGGCGCAAACGCAATAATGGCACGCTATGTAACCGATGTGGAATTTGGTCTTATGGCCATTACCAATGCGTTTGTAAATTTTGCCTGTTTTTTTTCAGAGGCAGGAATGGGAGATGCACTATTGCAAAGAAAAGTTGTAGAGCCACAGCATAAAAATGCGGCATTATATTTTAGTGTGCTAGTATCGGTTGTACTATATGTGATATTTTATTTTTGTGCACCACTTATTGCTGACTTCTATGGTAAACCTGAACTGATAAATATTTTACGCGTACTTGGCTTTAGTTTTATATTACTTTCTATCGGCTCTTCTTCCCTAAACCTGATGCAGAAGAACTTCAACTTTAAACAGGTTTTCTTTAGTGATAGTCTAAGTCTGTTTGCTTCAAATATATTAGGGGTTGTTTTGGCCATGAAAGGTTATGGCGCATGGTCTGTTGTATGGTCTATTCTGTTTTATAATGCAGCACGCATGGTGATGGTGTGGATCATTGAACCTATTCCTTTAAAACTTGGTGCAACATTAAAACACTGGAAAGATCTTGCTGGTTATGGTGCAGGCTTAACCCTGATAAGAATAAATAATTATGTTAGCGGCTTTGGAATAATGCTTGAGATTGGTAAGCTTGTTAGCATCGCATTACTCGGTGCTTTTGAGCGTTCGTATCGTTACACTAATTTGCCGGTTAGATACATTGGAGATATGCTGCAGAAGATCATGATGCCTTTCATGTCTAAAATGCAGGATGAAGATGAAAAGTTGTATGTTTTCTTTTATCGTGCACAGTCTTTCTCTAATTCATTGTTAGTACCAATAAGTCTTTTTGGTTTGGTATTCTGCAAACCCATAGTATTTATACTGCTGGGTCATAAATGGGAGAATGCTATTATACCCATGCAGATACTTTTTCTTTCGCTTCCATTCCGTATTACAACAAAAGTGGCCGATGCATTAATGCGTTCCAAACAATTGGTATACCGAAATGCAGGAAGAAAATTTCAGTATGTAGTTATATTATGTGTAGGCATCTATGTAGGATGGCTTTTTGATAAAAATAGTCTTGTCGGTATTTCCACTGCTGTAACGTTGGCATCTGTATTCAACTATGTCGCCATGCTGCTTACTATAAGAAGAAGAGTTTTTACGCAGGGCTGGCAGAAACTTATTATCAGTCCCTTTAAAAATGGACTATTGCTCTCTGTATGTATCATCGCACCTGCATATGGGTTATATTTCCTGCTGAATATGTTTGTGCAGGAACAAGTGGTCTCATTCATTATAGTCACCAGTATCGTAGGTGTTATCCTTTTATTTCTTTTCCTAAAAAGACCAAAATGGCTGGGAGAAGATTTTGCAGATATGCAGAAAGAGATCCTTAAAATGACAAAAGGAAAAGGTGGTGGCAAGAAAAGAAAAATGATGGAAGAAGAATTAAAGATGCAACACGATAACGATATTCCAACAGTAACTGAACCAATAAACGAATAA
- a CDS encoding sulfotransferase, whose protein sequence is MTKFIVFTTPRTGSTLLVKSLDRHPEIFCAGEIFLLNGTQFHGECSFPFWKLPLPKKAIYIMNFPNMWMNLSSFLKNFFTPANGEKAKGFKMMHFQTFYVPGMIEYIKKNDIKVILLLRENLLKNTLSDLRARDTGVYHNSGNVAEKLPKFNVDIPQLEKKMEEIAGIQKELENVTSSMNTLKITYEDFENWDATISKVLNFINVENIQLPPVSKKLNPDKLEDMIENYDEMAAWLKQKNYAHFLD, encoded by the coding sequence ATGACGAAGTTTATTGTTTTTACTACACCAAGAACCGGATCAACTTTACTGGTAAAATCTTTAGACAGGCATCCTGAAATCTTTTGTGCAGGGGAAATATTTTTATTGAACGGCACACAGTTTCATGGTGAATGCAGTTTCCCTTTCTGGAAATTACCCTTGCCCAAAAAAGCCATCTACATCATGAACTTTCCAAATATGTGGATGAATCTTTCGTCATTCCTCAAAAATTTTTTTACACCTGCCAATGGAGAGAAAGCAAAAGGTTTTAAGATGATGCATTTTCAAACATTCTATGTTCCCGGAATGATTGAATACATAAAAAAGAACGACATAAAAGTAATACTCCTGCTACGTGAAAATCTTTTGAAGAACACCTTGTCAGATCTTCGTGCAAGAGATACAGGTGTTTATCATAACAGTGGCAATGTTGCCGAAAAATTACCGAAGTTCAATGTTGATATCCCTCAGCTCGAAAAAAAGATGGAGGAGATTGCAGGTATTCAGAAAGAGCTTGAGAATGTTACATCATCAATGAATACACTAAAGATCACTTATGAAGATTTTGAGAACTGGGATGCAACAATAAGCAAGGTGCTTAACTTCATTAATGTTGAGAATATTCAGTTACCACCGGTATCAAAAAAATTAAATCCTGATAAGCTGGAAGATATGATCGAGAATTACGATGAAATGGCAGCATGGCTTAAACAAAAAAATTATGCGCATTTCCTGGATTGA
- a CDS encoding sulfotransferase: MTKFIIFTTQRSGSTVLTKTLDEHPQVFAAGELFHTNEKIHHPEWHFTFINYLGKGKARGVLMKMNKALNKLSIKKRITKHLNAFFNAKDKNEKARGFKLMLSQVKTTPYIWEQVKKQDAKIIVLLRKNILETALSKYRGRTTKLYHSDDNVGKQKIKIPIAEFTSWLAMLDGFNKRLLELTEGLDRIVIYYEDFGNWQQILDQTFTFLEVDKIQLAPVLQKVGANDWREDVENYKEVEQAVQQTNYAAWLN; encoded by the coding sequence ATGACAAAATTTATCATTTTTACCACACAACGCAGCGGCTCAACTGTTTTAACAAAAACACTTGATGAACACCCACAGGTATTTGCGGCAGGTGAACTGTTTCATACAAATGAAAAGATACATCATCCCGAATGGCATTTCACGTTCATTAATTATCTTGGTAAGGGTAAAGCCCGTGGTGTGCTAATGAAAATGAATAAAGCGCTAAATAAACTTAGCATCAAAAAAAGGATCACAAAACATCTCAATGCTTTTTTTAACGCAAAAGACAAAAATGAAAAAGCCCGGGGATTTAAGTTAATGCTTTCGCAGGTTAAGACAACACCTTATATATGGGAGCAGGTAAAAAAACAAGATGCAAAAATTATCGTGCTCCTGCGAAAGAATATTCTTGAAACAGCGTTATCAAAATATCGTGGCAGAACAACGAAGCTTTACCATTCAGATGATAATGTTGGGAAACAAAAGATAAAGATTCCAATAGCGGAATTTACTTCATGGCTCGCTATGCTGGATGGGTTTAATAAACGGTTATTGGAATTGACAGAAGGTCTTGACAGGATAGTTATTTATTACGAAGATTTTGGCAACTGGCAACAAATACTCGATCAGACTTTTACTTTTCTAGAAGTTGATAAAATACAACTTGCGCCGGTTTTGCAGAAAGTTGGAGCAAATGATTGGCGTGAAGATGTAGAGAATTATAAAGAAGTGGAACAGGCGGTACAGCAAACAAATTATGCGGCTTGGTTGAATTAG